The Thermacetogenium phaeum DSM 12270 genome segment GGAGTGCCCCCGGCGCCGCAGTCCGCCATCCTCATCTTCGTCCTCGATCTCAAAGTAGGTGGAGGTGGTGTCGAAGTAAAGGATGTCTACTTCCAGGTTGAGCAGGTTGGCCACGGAGTAATAAACCTGCTTCTGCAGTTCGGCTTCGTTCTCCAGAAGAAAGTCCATCGCCCGGTAGAGCTGCTGCAGGGGTATTTCCTCTACGCCCGGGATCACGGCGTCCTCTTTCACCCATTCTTCCACTCCGCGCTTGGACATGGGATCAAGGGCGCGGTTCGCTGCCATGGCAAAGATGGCTCTTTCTACCGGGGTCTTGTACTGCCGCTTCTTGAGCAGGGTTTCAAGTACGCCTTTGATCCCCAGCTCTTCCCAGAGCCTGTCCAGGACCCAGGCTCCTCCCAGTGGACGGCTGGTGATAAATTTGAGGGGTGCTGCACCTGTTTCCGCTTCATAACGCAGGGTCTCCCCGGGCCCCAGGAACCGGTTGATGCTCTTTACTAGACGCTTTAATGCCTCCCGGTCGACCTCCTCTTCACGCCCGAAGTTGAAGAGCACTTTGGCCTTGGCGCACCTGGCCTGGGGGTCCCATTGATTATGGGCAAGCTGGATGTAGCGGACGACGGAGCCGTCTTTGTTCTTGCGCTGGATGGTTCGGATGTACATGTCTACATTATACCACATGTACCATCCATACAACAAGAGATATAACACAAAACGTGTGCCTATGCATTTTTCGCTTTTTCTCCACTCCCAAACCCGCTAACCCTTGATATTAAAGGATCGCTCTTCAAAAATTTCGCTCTGAATGCCTCGTTAGTGTCGAACTCCGGTCATAGGTACGCTGAAAACCGGTAGATAGTGCCGACGAGGCTCTTGTTTCAATTCCTCATAGGTACGCTGAAAACCGATATTGTTCAAACTTTGCATTCATTTCGTTCCTGTTTCAATTCCTCATAGGTACGCTGAAAACCCATGTACTTCATAATATCATCGAAGAACGTTTCTTTGTTTCAATTCCTCATAGGTACGCTGAAAACGAAATATACCATGCGGGGGTGTTTCAGTTCCGGTTCAGTTTCAATTCCTCATAGACAATCATGTCACCTCCGGTGACACCAACAGAGGATGAAAATAGGTGCTAGTCGAATAAAACCTTCAGCGGCTGGTAACGAGGTCGAAATACCTTGGTGCTTTGAGCCCGATACTTAGACGGACCCCAGCGGCCTGGTGCACCACTGATTGTTGCTCCCATCTGGGAAGCACGCAGGGCAGATTGCTCATTCAAAGGCCACTGCACCAGCCCTGACTATCCAAAGCCGCTAAAGGAGGATCTTTGATGGATGTCGTGTTCCCGTACTGTTGTGGTTTGGACGTTCACAAAAACTCTGTCGTTGCCTGCGTTATTACGCCAGATGAAAAGGAAATAAGAACATTTGGTACCATGACCAGAGATCTTTTAAACCTGGCTGACTGGCTTACCAGCAAAGGCTGTACACATGTGGCCATGGAAAGTACCGGGGTTTATTGGAAGCCGATCTATAATATCCTTGAACAGTATCAGCTGGAACTCCTGGTCGTCAACGCCAAGCATATTAAAGCCGTTCCAGGTCGCAAAACCGATGTCAAAGATGCCGAATGGATTGCAGACCTCTTGCGCCACGGTCTTTTGAAAGGAAGCTACATTCCTGACAGAGAACAGCGGGAATTAAGGGAACTGGTCGGTTACCGCAAAAGCCTCGTCGAAGAACGTGCCAGGGAAGTTAACCGTATCCAAAAAACGCTGGAAGGCGCCGGGATTAAACTGTCATCAGTGGCAACAGATGTTGTCGGCGTCTCCGGCAGGGCGATGATCGAAGGTATCATTTCCGGTATCGATGATCCCGCTGTTCTCGCAGACTTTGCACAAAAGAAATTAAAGAAAAAGAAAGAGCAACTGGAGCAAGCCCTGTTTGGATTGGTGGGAAAACACCAGCGATTGCTTTTAGCAGCCCAACTGCGCCATATCGATTATCTTGATCAGGAAATTGCACGCCTTGATCAACAGATCGAGGAGCGGATGCGCCCTTTTGAGGCAGAGCTGGCTCTTTTGGATACTATTCCAGGAGTTGGGAGAAGAACCTCTCAAGTTATTTTAGCCTGTATAGGTGCAGATATGTCACGATTTCCATCCGCAGCTCACCTGTCTTCATGGGCAGGGGTGGCCCCCGGCAATAATGAAAGCGCCGGTAAACGCAAGAGCGGTAAAACAACCAAAGGTAATACGCTGTTACACACTACCTTGATCCAGGCTGCCAGGGCTGCCTCCCGCACTAAAAACACCTACCTTTCCGCTCTGTATCACCGTGTTGCTGCCAGAAGAGGCGCTAACAGGGCTGCTGTTGCTGTTGCTCATTCTATTTTGGTCAGCGTTTATTACATGTTGATTAGAAGAGTGCCTTATCATGATCTCGGCGGTGACTATTTTGAGAAAAGAAATTCTAAAGCGGTTGTCAATCGTGCTGTTAAGCAATTAGAACAATTGGGTTATCGTGTGAGCATCGAGGTTGCATAATCGAGCTCTTAGTTTTATTCGTTTTTAAGTCTCATTATCCCTTTAATGCCTAGGGTCTGCTTGATTATTGCCTTTTTTGTGAAGCTAATTTTCAGGGCAGGTACGCTGAAAACTAAAACTCGTATTCCTTCCCAGTCTTTTTCTTTGGGCAGTTTCAATTCCTCATAGGTACGCTGAAAACACGGAACCACTCCTGCCAATATGCTTCTTTTTCGTTTCGTTTCAATTCCTCATAGGTACGCTGAAAACAGAGCAAAGCAATATCCGGGGGCGTCACATGCTTACAGTTTCAATTCCTCATAGGTACGCTGAAAACCCCGCTTTCGGAGCTACCGGACGAACCGGCGGGATTCGTTTCAATTCCTCATAGGTACGCTGAAAACCCGAAACTGTATAGGAGAGAAGTGCGGGTGTTTCGAGTTTCAATTCCTCATAGGTACGCTGAAAACTCCGGGAAAGAAACGAAGTAATTACTCCCCTTACCGTTTCAATTCCTCATAGGTACGCTGAAAACGAGGAAGCTACCGTTTCGTGTCGTATTATGATTTATTGGTTTCAATTCCTCATAGGTACGCTGAAAACGCATGCCCCGGTAAGTATTATCCGCTGCAGGAGATGTTTCAATTCCTCATAGGTACGCTGAAAACAAAAAGGGAGGAATGCGAAATGAGGAAGAACGTCGCGTTTCAATTCCTCATAGGTACGCTGAAAACGACAAGCACACATTCTTTGCTGTTCTTGAAGAGATGGTTTCAATTCCTCATAGGTACGCTGAAAACAACCAGATTTGGAAGAGGGTGTTGTCCTATCAAAGGTTTCAATTCCTCATAGGTACGCTGAAAACTCCCCGGCCGGCCGGTGCCTGCCGCAAGGATGACGGTTTCAATTCCTCATAGGTACGCTGAAAACTGGAACGACGCAGGCCCGTACTGGCGGATTTCGTAGTTTCAATTCCTCATAGGTACGCTGAAAACAGGAGAATTTTCCTTTGTTTCCCTTGCCCCTGTTCTGTTTCAATTCCTCATAGGTACGCTGAAAACTGGACTACCAAATTTAAATAAGCCATTGCGAGAGAGCAGTTTCAATTCCTCATAGGTACGCTGAAAACAAGAAAGCTCTTGCTACGTTGCATGGAGGCGTTTCGTTTCAATTCCTCATAGGTACGCTGAAAACCTCACTGCGGCGCGATCCGGCGTTATGAGCGGAGGAGTTTCAATTCCTCATAGGTACGCTGAAAACCTTCCTAATGAACCATCCCAATAAACTCACCGTCAAGGTTTCAATTCCTCATAGGTACGCTGAAAACGGAGAGTTTGCTGCTGATATATCGATTGATCTTCATGTTTCAATTCCTCATAGGTACGCTGAAAACCCCGGACAATACCCTCATGATACCGTCCTCGGTTCTTCGTTTCAATTCCTCATAGGTACGCTGAAAACATCGCCTCCTTAGATTGAATCCTCTCGTCGTAAGCGTAAAATAACCCCCACCTTGTGTTTGAGGTGGGGGCTTAAGCATTCCAATTAATTCACCGGCAGGTAGGGGGTAAGGTTTCGGACCAGGGGAGGAGCCGGTCCAACGCCTCTTCATCCTGGGGGTCCAGGTTGGGAAGTTTTTCGAAGAGGTAAGTGAGATAGTGGAAGGGGTTTAACCCATTCTCCTTGGCCGTTTCTATGATACTGTAGACAATAGCGCTGGCCCTCGCACCCCGAGGGGTGTTGGCAAATAGCCAGTTCTTGCGGCCAATAACAAAGGGTTTTATAGAACGCTCGCTGCGGTTGTTATCAATTTCCAAACGCCCGTCTTGTAAAAAGGCCGTTAGCTTATCCCATTGGCCCAGGCAATAGTAAACCGCCTGCCCAAAGGTACTTTTGGGCAACACTTTCGCTTTCTGCTTCTTCAGCCATGCCAAAAAGTCCTCCAGCACGGGCCGGCTGCGCCCCTGCCGTATTTGATATCGTTCCTCCGGGGTTTTGTCTTTAAGCTCGCGCTCTATGGCAAAAAGCCTGTTGCAGAACTCCAGCCCCTCCCGGGCAGCCACTGCTTTGTTTCTTTTATCTTGCGGCAGGGCTTTTAAAGCTTCGTCAAACTTGCGCCGGGCATGGGCCCAGCAGCCCACCAGGGTGACCCCGGAAAGTCCATTGTAGCCGTCATAGCCGTCAACATGCAAATAGCCCTTAAAACCTGCCAGGAACCGGCGGGGGTGTTTGCCGGCCCGGGTGGTCTGGTAGTCGTAAAGGATAATCGGGGGACCGTCCCACCCGCTACGGTAAAGCCAGAGGAATGATTTGGTGGTAGGCTCCCTTCCCGGTTCATGAAGTACCTGTAATGTGGTTTCGTCGGCATGGAGAATGTCTCTTTTGAGGAGGTGTTCATGAAGACGGTCGTAAATAAGGGTTAAGTAGGTGTTAGCTCCATGAAGCACCCAGTTGGCCATGGTCTGCCGGGAAAGGTCTATCCCCAAACTTTTAAACTGCTGCTCCTGGCGGTAGAGGGGCAATCCTGCCCCGTATTTCTGGGTCATAATGTAGGCCATGAGGGAGGACTTCCCGGAAGTACAGGAGCAAGCATAGGCGCCGTGATAACAGGAGTGGTTATTTCTTCTTTCTCGCAGCGGCGGCAGGAATAGACGTAGCGCACGTGCTTAACCACTTTCACCTGGGCCGGGATGATTTTGAGCTCTTGCCGCACCTC includes the following:
- a CDS encoding IS110 family RNA-guided transposase, translated to MDVVFPYCCGLDVHKNSVVACVITPDEKEIRTFGTMTRDLLNLADWLTSKGCTHVAMESTGVYWKPIYNILEQYQLELLVVNAKHIKAVPGRKTDVKDAEWIADLLRHGLLKGSYIPDREQRELRELVGYRKSLVEERAREVNRIQKTLEGAGIKLSSVATDVVGVSGRAMIEGIISGIDDPAVLADFAQKKLKKKKEQLEQALFGLVGKHQRLLLAAQLRHIDYLDQEIARLDQQIEERMRPFEAELALLDTIPGVGRRTSQVILACIGADMSRFPSAAHLSSWAGVAPGNNESAGKRKSGKTTKGNTLLHTTLIQAARAASRTKNTYLSALYHRVAARRGANRAAVAVAHSILVSVYYMLIRRVPYHDLGGDYFEKRNSKAVVNRAVKQLEQLGYRVSIEVA